One part of the Pecten maximus chromosome 1, xPecMax1.1, whole genome shotgun sequence genome encodes these proteins:
- the LOC117318576 gene encoding adenosine receptor A3-like, which yields MVNYSNISSNSSLEEDVPLASFSFLFIPVFLLAIGGIPGTLFSIRFFSKKVGTSTTATNLILNALAVFDFLALLGAIPLAIASVQLFVRWNQEDYFAILNAITRLPRHYSNLMLLFISIERIVSVAWPHKMKDIFTKRVGMIYIIVIAIIAPPTLVPFAMEPKFVLLNKRTEDDVQYLMQLPQTFVDQKVYDVLYEIAVFVYFALPIGGVLVCNLTLVILLLRRFRSRHNSTGTLTPAQSRELRTTQLVMAVKAIFLLCVFPLVVILPITSIKGNFMPVKNMMLIISCSQLLENISYSMNAVVYYIGNKRFREEVSEMCRHFRKPKMTTVEPVTGRVPATNP from the coding sequence ATGGTAAATTACTCCAACATCTCGTCCAATAGTTCCCTGGAGGAAGACGTGCCTTTAGCGTCATTTAGCTTTCTATTCATTCCGGTTTTTCTTCTGGCTATCGGCGGTATTCCAGGAACTTTATTTAGTATTCGCTTTTTTAGCAAAAAAGTTGGAACGTCCACTACGGCAACAAATTTGATATTGAATGCTTTAGCTGTATTTGACTTTCTTGCGTTACTTGGTGCCATTCCATTAGCTATAGCGAGTGTTCAACTTTTCGTTAGATGGAATCAGGAAGATTACTTCGCCATACTTAATGCCATAACAAGACTTCCAAGACATTATTCCAATTTGATGCTGCTCTTCATCAGTATCGAGAGAATCGTTAGTGTTGCATGGCCACACAAGATGAAAGATATTTTCACCAAAAGAGTTGGAATGATATACATCATCGTTATCGCCATCATCGCTCCACCGACTCTCGTCCCATTTGCCATGGAACCCAAGTTCGTGCTTTTAAACAAGAGGACTGAAGATGATGTTCAATATCTAATGCAGTTACCACAAACATTTGTTGACCagaaagtgtatgatgtactgtatgaGATTGCCGTGTTTGTTTATTTCGCTCTGCCTATTGGTGGTGTACTTGTTTGTAATTTGACACTAGTTATTTTGTTGTTACGGAGGTTTCGTTCTAGACACAATTCTACTGGAACACTGACTCCAGCACAGTCTAGAGAATTGAGGACAACACAGCTTGTCATGGCTGTTAAGGCGATATTCCTGCTTTGTGTATTCCCACTCGTTGTCATTTTACCAATCACGTCAATCAAAGGAAACTTTATGCCTGTGAAAAATATGATGCTGATAATTTCTTGTTCTCAACTCCTGGAGAACATAAGCTACTCTATGaatgctgtggtatattatattggAAACAAACGTTTCCGAGAAGAAGTAAGCGAGATGTGCAGACACTTCAGAAAACCTAAAATGACCACGGTGGAACCGGTCACAGGTCGTGTACCTGCTACGAATCCATGA